ACCGAGTAGGCCATGACCTTCGAGTGGAACGTCTTCATCGACGCGCTGACCTCCGGCACGTTTCTCCGCGGAGCGTTGCTGTCGCTGGCGCTGGCGGTCGTCTCGATGATCGCCGCCACGGTCATCGGGTTCGTGGTCGCGTTGCTGCGAATCGCGAAGAACTCGGGCGCACGCTCGGTCGGTTGGACCTACGTCTGGTTCTTCCGCGCCATCCCCACGCTGCTGGTGCTGCTGCTCATCTGGAACGCCGGCCCCCAGCTCTTCCCCGCGCTACGGGAGAACTGGTTCACCCCGTTCCTGGCCGCATTCGTGGGCTTCGCCGTCGTGGAGGCGGCGTACATGGCCGAGATCCTGCGGTCGGCGCTGCTATCGGTCGACGACGGCCAGCACATCGCGGCCCGCGCCCTCGGCCTGCCACCGCACAAGGTGTTGTTCAAAGTGGTGCTGCCGCAGGCCATCAAGGTCGCGATTCCGCCCAGCGGAAACGAGTTCATCGCGATGCTGAAGTACACGTCGCTGGCCTCGGTCATCTCGCTGCGCGAACTGCTGACAACCGCACA
This sequence is a window from Gordonia insulae. Protein-coding genes within it:
- a CDS encoding amino acid ABC transporter permease; this encodes MTFEWNVFIDALTSGTFLRGALLSLALAVVSMIAATVIGFVVALLRIAKNSGARSVGWTYVWFFRAIPTLLVLLLIWNAGPQLFPALRENWFTPFLAAFVGFAVVEAAYMAEILRSALLSVDDGQHIAARALGLPPHKVLFKVVLPQAIKVAIPPSGNEFIAMLKYTSLASVISLRELLTTAQSEVSVTFRYAEYYSAALIYYLVIVSVAMLGQYFLERRYQWISKGQHTSVTTPTSQEVPA